The sequence AGTATAACAGCGCACTTCGACCCTCGTCGTTTCCCTGCTCCAACATGAATCAACCAGGCAGGACCTCTCCTCCCATCTCAACATAACATAACATCACATGACAACCCCATCCGCAGAGGAAAGCCCCCCCCCCTTCAAACGCATCAATACCCTTGCTAAACCTCGCGCTTCGACGCTCTCACCTCTCTGCAAAAAACAGTACTCTACCCAGTAGCTATTCTTCTTCGGCAGCTTCTTACTGCCTGGCTGTACATTCCGTCCCGTAGACCTGGCGACGTAGATGAGATAGACTGGGTGGGGGTTATCATCTCTCCCTCTCCAGGACAGACGACATACACGCAGTATCTGGCAACATGCCACGAGCCACGAACGAGCTCCAGTCAGAGATCGCTCAGTGGCCAATGTACGTTTCTTCCTAGGATGGAATGGTGCTGTTGTGGTGCTCGTGCACGATGCCTTGTCTCGAGATTCATGTGCCGTTCAttctcctcctcttcctccttctTTCTCTCCTTTCCAGCTCCGCGACGAAGAGGACGGGTAAGTTGGTAGATGTTGAGAGAGGAGTGGAGGACGAGCGGTAACGAGCAGCAATGAGCGTCGGGCTATGCAGAGTGCGAGACGCAAGGAGATGACACCCACGTGGACGTTGGGAAGGAGTGTTGGTTACACCGAGGAGGCCGAGAGAGCGGGTTGTAGGTGGGATGTGGTGACTGTGCGACATGTAGGATGAGGGCGAGGACatcgctgctgctgtgcaTGGTCATGGTGCGTGTGTGGTGTGTATGGTGTAGATACGAACTCACACAACCCACACCCGATGTATACGACGCACTCCCTAACACTAACCCCGACCCCCACCCCCACGACTCAAGGCGGTGGTTCTGCAAACCGACGACCTGGCACTCTACATTCCCTCAGCCTGTACCGCGCTCGACTTGCCCCGTCCACTAGGCTAGCAGATCCCACCGGATATGAGAACGTCTAGGAGACAGACAACGCTTCTCGTCCATCATCACAGCCCACCGCTCATCCAAACCACCGTCGTTCCACCGCCGTTCCACCACAACATCCACCTACCCTCAGACCAAGAGATGGAAACCCCCAACCCATCCATCCCTtagtctctctctctctcacacacacacatcgGGTCCACTCCACCTGCATCCAGTTCTCTCCACCACACCATCCATCTCGACAGTTTCATAGTACAGACTTGAAACACCCCACAGCACACCCACATGTAAACCCAACACCTCCACACCACGTCACGTCACGTCACGTCACGTCGCGGATACAGATAGTTACAGATAGATACATCTCGTCGCCCTACCCAACCCAACCTAACCAGACGTAACGCCCGCCCCGCACACTGAAACAGATGCGCGGTGTGGAGAAGCAGTGGAAGACTGGGTGATGTCATGGGGGATCGTATGAAGGCGATCGAGATGACTACTTTGACGGGTTGGGGGATAAGGTGCTGTCAGTGTTTCGAGGTGGgatggggggggggggggggggcggATGTCATGGGACGagcgagagagagagagagagatgTGTGTCGAGTGGGGAGTGGAGAGTAATAGGGTAACAAGTGTGGGAGGATAGAGAGAAGGGTTGGGAATTCACTAGGTTTTTGTGAGGGAGAAAGGATGGTGATGTTAGAGCGGTGATGGCAACGGTTCGAGATAAAAGGATAGATGATGGGTGTTCCTCATGTAGAGGGACGGAGTATTCATTCTACCATAGCATGGGGTATGCTCCTAGCACTATACCGATGCTGATTCGTCTAATTCGAAGTATTGACTTGACTGTAGTCGACCACTGATAAACGCCCAGCGCGCCAGTGATGCGGAAATGCAAATCTATATCGCTGGAAAAACGTGACAAGAAAGGAAATTCGTCGAACATATGTGGCCGTCATCAGTAGCGGGAGGATCTCAAGTTGTGCAGACGCCGCATGAGTGTCACACCGAATCTCGAAGCTCGTTTGGCGCCAGTGCAGTGGAGCCGAGCGTCGTGCATCCGCGGACGTGCGAAATCGCCCAAAGGAAGATAGGCGAAGGATTTGGTCGTACGTGTCGTATTATGGGTATTTATAGAATGCGGTGCCTGCAGCATGTTAGTCAGCTGACACGATAGGGGCTTCACAACACCAATGTTGTGTAGCTGGGCAAAACTGACTTTCTGAAGGCTGTCTCGAGGCTGACGGCGCTGAGTTCTGAGTCGTCAGGCAGCTCGTTGAGGAGTGGGACGAGGCCGGCGAACTTGTCGCCGCCCTTGTAGGCGAGGACGGCGGGTACGCCTTCCTCTTCCATCTCGGCGTCAGCATTGTGCAGCTTTACGAAGCGCACTGTGTCGTTGCGCTTGGCCACTTGACGCATGTATTCCTCGACCATGTTGGAAATGTCCGACTGTGGCATGTTAGACGTGTAGATGATGAATAGGTCGCGGGAGACATACTTGGTCGTTGTAGATGAAGACGACAACGGTAGTGTCCGAGGACGTTTTCTCGATGGCGTCGAGATAGCCCTCACCATCTACCATGGGCATGCTGCCGTATATCCTCCTGCTGGGGCTGTTTGTGCGTGACCGTAACCGCTGGCCGGCGTTCTGCAGCTCGCGCAAGCGCGACTCGCGCCATTGCTTCATGAAGCCACCGTCATTCTCCTCGTCTGACGACGCCGGCTCGTCGTGGTAGGCTGTGACGTTGTACTGCTGTGGGGGCGAGTTCTTCTTCCACGTGAAGTGCCTTGCCTGCTTCTTGGCCTGCTCGAATGCCTGCGCATCTGCGATGACACCCTTTGGCCCTGTGTTGGCTTCGGAGCGGATGTGCGAGGGCATGTAGTAGTTGGAGCGCATGTCGGCGGGAAGGTCGAGCTCGTCGTCTGTGTCGATCTTCTCAAAGTAGTCGTTGGCGGCGCCTTCAGATTCGGGGTCGGAGAGGTCGCTGTCGTTGGTGCGGTCTTCTGGGTGTCTCTCTTCACGGTCTTTATCTCGCATAAGCTCGTTGAATTCGTCCTGGGCGGCAGTGGTCATTGTGAAAGGAAGTCCGGCCGGGTCGCGGGCGGGCGTGGTATTTGTACGTGGTGCTGCGGCGTGTGAAGCAGGAGCGTCTGTCCAGCATCTAGGGTATGAGAGAGGGATGACAGCTTGGCGGGCTTGTTTTCGAAGAGCAAGCCCCGTTTCAGCTTCATGATTGGACGCACCGGTGGCAGATGCTGGCAAGCCTGACGACGACCTTGAGGCCACGGAAGCAGATGCTCGGGCACGGTGCTTCGCCAGCAAGGATGGCCATGCATGTTGGTTGTTTTAAGGCTGAGCTGCGGCGCCGCTGCGGCGCCTCCGCCTGACTGACATGCGACGTCTCCTTGGATCGTCCAAGTTTGGCGAGCATGCGGCACGACTCCTGAAACGAGCTCATAGTCACGAAACAGAGATGCTTTGATGCATCGAATCAGACCGTCGCCCGTCGCAGTCGTAGTCAACGCATGCTCACTTTCGAAACGCCTTCTGGTACGCGAACTCGGCATCAACCGAGTCGTCACATCATCATCACCATCATGCTGGAAACGCTGCCAGACGCATTGAGGCTGACAGGCTCGAGAACCTCTGCTGCTCATGCAGTGGCCTGTTGATGTTGCCTGCGCCATGCCCACGCAATCTGGTTAATGACCGGTTTCATTACAACACTCGTTGCATTCGACAGCTCTGACAAGAATGCCAGCTACCCCGGACACCAAGTGCTTCCAACGCCTTCCAGAAGCGCTTCTGCCGCGTCCGTTCTGCTTCAAGCTTCTGTCTCGAGAGCCTAGCGCACCGGCGAGAACACGTTGTAGGAGTCGACCAGAAGAACAGGCACAGCCATCCTTTGACACGCACGTGCTCTGCATGTCACCGCCCTTTGCCCGAGATCAGGGTTGAACAACAGCATTCTCGGACTGCACATGGGCACTTGCTCAGAGCCAAATGTACCGACCCCTTCGTGAAAGCGGAGGCTGTGGAACGGCTGCTCACTGCTCACCAGAGGCTCTGTTTGTCGTCATTCACCCGCCGTCTGCAAGCAATATGTCTGCTCCTCCGGCCTGAGGCGCCGAGTACGAAGTCGAGCGTCCACAGTGACGTTGGTATCCACCGTGTTGTTGGTGTTATATGATATTAAACAATTGACTGCTATCTACTATCTTGTTGGTGTCCATATACACTTCTAAACAAGCCAATCATGTGATATTAAACAATTGACTGCTATCTACTACCTTGTTGGTATCTATTTACCCTTCCAAATAAGCCAATCATACGACATAAAACAATCAACTGCTATGTACCAaaagttatagttagtatcTACGTGCACTTTTAAACAAGCGAATTAGATGATATGGCAACATTCAACGGCTATCTCCTATATCGTCAGCGTCCACGTGCACTATCAAACAAGCCATATAGATGATGTGGAAGAATTGACTACTATCTACCCATGTATCCATCCCTCGCATACAAGCACAGCATCCTACATGCAATCGAAATCAACAAAGTCCTACCGCAGGCCACCGAACCACCTCCTGTGCCGAATTGTACATGAATGCCGTCTTGCGCAACCCCATCAAATCGTCTGCTCTTGACTGCACATAAATAAAAAAAGAGATAAGCCATGTTGGGAAAGTGGTGAAGGTGCAAATGAGCTTTGATAGGGAGGGATGGATTCGATGGTACTATGAGAACAGCCAGGCCGGATCCCTGAGATGAAAGACGAGTACAGCCCGTTTTGtggagaggaagaagaagatgggAAACAGTGGTATGGAAAGGAAAAGTATCGCAGCACAAAATGGTCCCGGGCGCCTGTCCACCAAATTGACGCAATAGCCGTCGCTCTGTAGCTTCCACGAGTGGTATATTATGTTGGCCGATGCAATGTCGCAAGGTCCAAACTTCTCCCGGGGGAGGGATGTAGTGGGTATGTTAAACAGACAAGTTTGGAATGGGAGTTCGTGGGACGGCCAGATTAGGGATACGTGCATGCGGCCGTAGTCCAACTGTGTATCGCAACATGACGCTGCATGCTTCAAACGCCGCTCGCTTATGCCCAAATACGCAGCTAGGAGGAGGGTCAGTCAACGGCAAAGGGAGGTGTGCTGCAGGCTCGACCTACCATGGAGTCCCATGAGCCAGTGCACAGACTAAGCGCATCGTTGCTAACACCAAGACAGCTGACACGGTTGTCGTGCCCTTGCAGCGTACCGACACGCTCGCCACGGAGAACGTCCCAGACCTGTGATTTCGTTAGGAACGTCTACAATCTATATTGTTTGGCGACTGCTTACCTTGCACTCAAAGTCATCGTAACCAGCAAACAGCAGGCGGCCAGACACGGAGAAGGCAACAGATGTGATGCCGCAGACGGGCTCGGGAATCTAGAAATGTGCGTTAGTGGTCGAAGCCTTCGTATCGTGACTGGTTATGCCATGCGTACCTGGTATGAAGCTAGCTCACGATCGGCACGGATGTCGAACAGACGGCAAGAAGCATCGTCAGAACCGGTACCAAAGGCATTGCCGTTGGGGAAGAACTGGATGGCGTTGATGTCCGAGTCGTGGGCGGCGAACGTCTGCACACACTTTTGCTGACGAATATCCCATAGCTTGGCAAAGGCATCGCAGGCGCCGGATACGAATTGGTTGTGGTCGAGAGGGTTGATGCTCAGGCTCATGACATCGCCGAGATGGTCGGCAAACTCGTGCACCTTGGAGCCGGTTTCCAGGTCCCAAAGCACGCAGGTCATGTCGCCGGAAGAAGTGAGGATTCGCTTGTCGCTGATGAATCTGCAGCAGGACAGATAGCCCGAGTGGCCAGAGAGCTCGCGCGCGACGCGTGTAGGACCTTCTCGTGCCGACAGGTTGTAGATGGAGCAGATGTTGTCGAGACCACCGCAGGCGACGTAGTTGCCCGAGGGGGAGTAGGCGCAGGTCATGACCCACGAGGAGCGCAGGGGGATGGCGTGCACCTTGTTCGTTGTGTAGGCGTCCCAGATGATGAGCTTGCCGTCTTGCGAGGCCGAGACGAGGTGTCGTCGGTCGGTGGACCAGTGCATGGCGTAGATCTTTGCGAGATGGCCCTTGAGTGTGCGCTTTGTCTTCATTGTGAGGCGCGGCAAGGCCTCGACACGGTCGCGGGCGACATCGCGGACTGCAGGCAGTGGTTAGCAGGGTGTGAGAGACAGGAGGAGGTAgtggtgggtggtgggtggtggAGTAGTGGGCATGGCAGAAGGCGTACGGGTTGTGTCAGCGAGCTCGTCCTTTTTCCGTTTTATCCTGTCCTTCAGGGCCTCGGCGTCGCGGCGCGCGACCTGGATTTTCTGCTGGATGGATTCTTGGTTCATGTCGGCCATGCTACACGCTGGATGCGGGTGGAAAGAGGGTGTGGTGTCGCGGCGGGCGCGCGGGCGAGAGCGAGAGCGAGAGCGAGAGCAAAAGCGGCGAGAGAaagtgctggtgctggtgctggtgctggtacTGGTGCagtgcaggcgcaggcgcaggcacAGGTACAGGTGCTGGTGCAGGGGCAGGCACAAGTGCAGGTACAAGTGCAGGTGCGGGCAAATCCAGGGGCGCCTCGCAGGGAGCGCAGCAGCCCGGGCAGCGAGCGTCTAGCGGAGGCAGCAGGCGGGCAGAGGCAGCAATGGCGGCGGGCGCGCGCGTGGCAGCTGCAATTGCTGGCGCAAGGAGGGCGATGGGGCGGCGTGCGGGTGGTGTGGTGGTGGAGAGGACGGCGGGTGGTGGAGGAGGTGAGAGCGAGATGCGCACCACCCAGACGAGCCAAGCACCGGGAGACACCAGCTGGGGTCAAAGGAAGCTGCCCTGTCTCTGCCGACTACCGCGACAATGGGCTGCGCGGCAATGCGGGGCGGGCGGCGCTGGCGGTGTTGTGCTGTGAATGTGATTTGCCGCCTGCGTGCAGTGCGCCCTGTCTGTCAGCGATAATTGATTCCGCGATGCTGTGCTCCTGTGCTCCGGTGCTGCTCCACGACAACTGCGCGGCCTGTTCTGCGCTGCACCCTGCACCCTGCaccctgcgcctgcgcctgcaccctgcacctgcacctgcacctgcacctgcaccctGCACCCTCGGCCTGACGAAGAAGGCGCGCGCAATCTCCTGCAACGCTGGACCGCACCTCCTCTCCTGGCCTGCCGGGCGCCTGATTCGCTGACTCGCCCGTGGCTTCCTCGCACCCCGGCAGCCAATCTGGACGGGCCCGCTGCTATGCCCAAACCGCCTCACCACCACGCGCCGCGCCCAAGTCTGTTGTTTTCGTTTGGCACTTCGAGAACGGTCAGCAGCGCCACCCATCCCCTGTTGCCGTCATGTCTGCCGTCGCTCTCTCTGCTGCTGTTCCTATGACTGCTGCTACCGCCAcagcttctgctgctgctgctgccactgctgcCACTTCGGCCGCCCAACGCTTCGCCAGCCGCCTGCCAAAGATCGAAGTACGCCAGCCTCCCTGAGCGCTTGGCCGACCGTTCGCAGCGCTAATCCCCCACGACTCAGTTGCACGCACACCTGACTGGCAGCATCAGCCGCGACTGTCTGCACCACATCTGGCACACGAAAATCGCCCAAGACGCAGCTTTTGACGTCCCAGACCCTCTGCTTGCCATTCCCTCTGGCAAGGTTGACTACGACCTCGACACGTACGCGCCCTCGACATTTGATATGATGCCACGATTCATGTTCCGTCTCGTATTGCCCACTGCCACCTAACGCATGGCTGGCCACTCATACCGAGGCTCGATTCTGATACACGTTCTTGCCCTCCCTTGCATCATTTCAAGACCACCGCGGCAATGAAAATATACCGTCATCACCAACTGACGATCGATGCAGCTTCTTTCCGCTGTTTTCGTCCTACATCTACAAGCTATGCAGCGATCTCCCGAGCATAGAGTATGTCTTCAATGCCTGCCGGGCAGACCCACATTGACAAGTCAAGGTATTCGACGAAAGCAGTCTTGCAAGACTTCCAAGCAGACGGTGTAGTCCATCTTGAGCTGAGAACAACGCCGCGAGCAATACCTGAGATAGGCGTCACCAAGCACGATTACGTCAAGACGGTCCTCAACGTCCTCAACACGTGGAACAACGATCCTGCGTCGTCCATGCATGCCTACCTGATCCTCTCTGTCGATCGCCGCAACACCTTGGCTCAAGCCGAAGAAGTCGTCGACCTGTGTATTGACTACCAAGCAGCAGGCGTCGTCGGCATCGACCTCTGCGGTGATCCAGCCAAGGGCGATGTGCGCATTTTCACAAACCCCTTTGCTAGAGCCAAGGTTGCAGGCTTGAAGATGACCCTGCACTTCGCTGAGGCAAATGTCTCGGCTTCTGATGCCGAGCTGGAGACCCTGCTCTCGTGGCGACCAGATCGACTGGGCCATGTCATACACGTGAAAGAAAAGTACCGCAAACTCATCGAGCAGCGAAACATTGGCGTTGAGCTGTGTTTGAGCTGCAACGTCCACGCTAAGATGATCACCGGTACCTACGGCGACCACCACTTCGGCATGTGGAGGCATACGAAGGTTCCAGTGGCCCTCTCCGTACGTTTCGTAATCTACCGACACAACACAACTGACATTTCTAGACCGACGATGTGGGCGTCTTCTGCAGCCCGCTCTCCGCAGAATACGCACTGGCAGTGCAGCATTTCAACCTCACTCGAAGCGAAATCAAGGCCCTTTGCATTCGTGTCGTCGACTCGATATTCACGGGCGAGGACGAGAAGCACCGCCTCAGGTCGCTCTACTCGGATTGGGATGGCTGGGCAGCTTAGGATCATGAAAAATCTCACGTAGCTTCTGCATCTCCTTACGGCTACGTGATTTCCATGCGCTGTCCTACGCGGTTCGTCTCGCTGCCAACTGACATCATGATGATAAAGTAGCGTGACATGTCCACCGGTTCCCGAAACTTGTGTATTACATCAACGGAGGTGTTCATAGTAGACGTAGCTAGGGGTTATTAATGTGTAAAACGAGAGTCTATTAGCGGCACAGTTAAGGTATACAGCTTTCTAGTTTTAACTCTTGTTCTTTTACGaatataggtaatagagaGGACCGCAAGTTTCCTAGCATAGAAGAAGACAAAGGGACTGAAGACTAACGAATttctctttaatatagtattaccTAGCGCATGAAACACTAATTGGTTTAAGAGATCTATCTCTGTGGGTTGGTTTGCAGCACCTTTGCCTAAGCAGGCCTTGCTTCTCCTTTTAATCTTCTATAtttgtagttaatagacAGAGGTCAGATGTGTTAACTAAATCAATGTTTCTACTCACCCTAGAAGCCTTTGTTAGCTATGGTTCAAACATATGCTATCACAAGAACGTCTTAGATGACTGCAATGTAACCGCTGCTCTAAGCACCCACTATGCTTATTCTGAACAAATGGCGCAATTCTGCTGCATGCGAAAGTACAGGAATCTCCTCCACTGGCGCACGTTTGTGGCGCTTGCGCATCTATCTAACATGGAAGCTACAAAGAGTACAATGGCGTCGAATGTCGTCCTCTTGGCCCTGACAGAGCTGGCCAGGTACGTAGAACCATAATCACCAGCTTCTGTCTCTCCACTGCAAGATGGACAAAGTACAGATTCAAGTGGAGTACTCACTGAATGCAGTTTGGTGTTCTTTTACTTGGCATTGCCGGGGTGTCACAGCATTTCTCCTAACACACCAATGATGCTTCGCCTGGATCTCCCGGCCCCTCCTCTCGCGCTCCTCTTCCATTTGCATTTGAGTGATTATTTACGGTTCTGTTTGCCACTTCCTTATCGATAAAACGGCCTCATGGTCTAGTGGTATGAGTAAGTTTACAATAACCTCCATGGTGGCCGACAAAGCTAACACACAACTGTTCCTGCTTTGGGAAACACTCTCGAGTCTGCAGGAGGCCCCGCGTTCGAATCGCGGTGGGGCCCGTTCTTTTTGACGATTTTTGGGCTCCAAAAGGCCACCAGAGCAGGGGGGGATGAGAGGAATAGCGAACGCAAGGCAAGGGAAGCTCTGCCTACACCGCAACAG is a genomic window of Ascochyta rabiei chromosome 8, complete sequence containing:
- a CDS encoding G protein subunit beta, which encodes MADMNQESIQQKIQVARRDAEALKDRIKRKKDELADTTLRDVARDRVEALPRLTMKTKRTLKGHLAKIYAMHWSTDRRHLVSASQDGKLIIWDAYTTNKVHAIPLRSSWVMTCAYSPSGNYVACGGLDNICSIYNLSAREGPTRVARELSGHSGYLSCCRFISDKRILTSSGDMTCVLWDLETGSKVHEFADHLGDVMSLSINPLDHNQFVSGACDAFAKLWDIRQQKCVQTFAAHDSDINAIQFFPNGNAFGTGSDDASCRLFDIRADRELASYQIPEPVCGITSVAFSVSGRLLFAGYDDFECKVWDVLRGERVGTLQGHDNRVSCLGVSNDALSLCTGSWDSMLRIWA
- a CDS encoding Adenosine deaminase translates to MSAVALSAAVPMTAATATASAAAAATAATSAAQRFASRLPKIELHAHLTGSISRDCLHHIWHTKIAQDAAFDVPDPLLAIPSGKVDYDLDTFFPLFSSYIYKLCSDLPSIEYSTKAVLQDFQADGVVHLELRTTPRAIPEIGVTKHDYVKTVLNVLNTWNNDPASSMHAYLILSVDRRNTLAQAEEVVDLCIDYQAAGVVGIDLCGDPAKGDVRIFTNPFARAKVAGLKMTLHFAEANVSASDAELETLLSWRPDRLGHVIHVKEKYRKLIEQRNIGVELCLSCNVHAKMITGTYGDHHFGMWRHTKVPVALSTDDVGVFCSPLSAEYALAVQHFNLTRSEIKALCIRVVDSIFTGEDEKHRLRSLYSDWDGWAA